In a single window of the Nitrospirota bacterium genome:
- a CDS encoding acyl-CoA/acyl-ACP dehydrogenase, protein MEKSGHLPPTRPRFEELYPTLAYVKQYTPGSIRRLERYHAKIAQFREEVIAPRAIDIEREAHKTPGYLPQDVLRRACDLQLFSATVPDALGGLGLPMIGIPTIAEEIAAGCAGVANLLFVNMLGVAAIGATLDLKIVARILPQTIQREREGRPYFIATALTEPGAGSDMEDTNTLPIARTCTRVRPVPTGYEVTGTKVFISNGSLADLIVLLTPPEPGRPLSDMQLFLVTPDLPGFKVGRVERKMGTLACPAVELVFDRCVIPRKNKVDSQVEPADIIRLVLGLTRSGVGAFGAGVARRAFELALNHAFTTRVAGRPLIDHQWVQFELTALARNAMTARAAFMEGSMANGLWGLMSVMGAADFPGMSLVPKVVKRLVFGKGIFAIPTVSRMMADRVMDPGRQRQSDYATGLGDHAKITGSDLAVENARRAILLMGQDGIRSEGQVEKLYRDAKLLQIYEGTNQVNGIDFFERTVFGSAHSPAHPAHSGVEVAREALSSTFAIFPCCVNITSRGKAISTP, encoded by the coding sequence ATGGAGAAATCCGGACACTTGCCCCCCACGAGGCCGAGATTCGAAGAACTTTATCCCACCCTGGCCTACGTCAAGCAGTACACGCCCGGATCCATTAGACGCTTGGAACGGTATCATGCGAAGATTGCCCAATTCCGGGAAGAAGTGATCGCACCGCGCGCGATCGACATCGAACGTGAGGCGCACAAGACGCCCGGATACCTGCCGCAGGATGTGCTGCGCAGGGCCTGTGATCTCCAGCTCTTTTCAGCGACCGTTCCGGATGCACTCGGCGGGCTCGGGCTTCCCATGATCGGAATCCCCACCATCGCCGAAGAGATCGCGGCCGGATGTGCGGGTGTGGCGAATCTCCTGTTCGTCAACATGCTCGGCGTCGCCGCCATCGGGGCCACGCTCGATCTCAAGATCGTCGCGCGAATCCTGCCGCAAACGATCCAGCGGGAGAGGGAAGGCCGTCCCTATTTCATTGCGACGGCCCTCACTGAGCCGGGCGCCGGTTCCGATATGGAAGACACAAACACGCTCCCCATCGCGAGAACATGCACTCGTGTCAGGCCGGTCCCCACAGGCTACGAAGTGACTGGAACCAAAGTGTTCATTTCCAATGGATCTCTGGCGGATCTCATTGTCCTCCTGACGCCGCCCGAGCCGGGACGCCCCCTCAGCGATATGCAGCTTTTTCTTGTCACCCCCGATCTGCCGGGCTTCAAGGTGGGTCGGGTGGAGAGGAAGATGGGCACGCTCGCCTGCCCGGCCGTCGAACTCGTTTTCGATCGATGCGTGATCCCCCGAAAGAACAAAGTGGATTCACAGGTCGAACCCGCGGACATCATTCGGCTGGTCCTCGGGTTGACCCGGAGCGGTGTCGGCGCTTTCGGCGCGGGAGTCGCGCGCCGCGCCTTCGAACTGGCTCTGAATCACGCGTTCACAACTCGCGTGGCCGGAAGGCCGCTGATCGATCACCAATGGGTTCAGTTCGAACTCACGGCCCTGGCCCGAAACGCGATGACCGCGAGGGCAGCGTTCATGGAAGGATCCATGGCCAACGGTCTTTGGGGTCTCATGAGCGTCATGGGCGCGGCCGATTTTCCTGGGATGTCACTCGTCCCCAAGGTCGTCAAACGCCTGGTTTTCGGAAAGGGAATCTTCGCCATTCCAACCGTTTCCAGGATGATGGCAGACCGTGTCATGGACCCTGGGAGGCAGCGCCAGAGCGACTACGCAACCGGCCTCGGTGATCATGCCAAAATCACCGGGTCGGACCTGGCCGTCGAGAATGCTCGTCGCGCAATTCTCCTCATGGGGCAGGACGGGATCCGCTCGGAGGGGCAGGTCGAAAAGCTTTATCGTGACGCGAAGCTCCTTCAAATCTACGAGGGCACCAACCAGGTCAACGGGATAGATTTCTTTGAGCGGACCGTTTTCGGCTCGGCCCACTCCCCCGCACATCCCGCTCATTCTGGCGTGGAGGTAGCGCGCGAGGCCCTTAGCTCGACTTTTGCCATTTTTCCATGCTGTGTGAACATCACTTCACGAGGGAAGGCCATTTCCACGCCGTGA